In Ascochyta rabiei chromosome 2, complete sequence, one genomic interval encodes:
- a CDS encoding Cytosolic Fe-S cluster assembly factor nar1, which yields MSAILSADDLNDFISPGVACIKPIETLPAKEATGSNAYEVTTEEKAAAAEPPPPAQISLTDCLACSGCVTSAEAVLVQLQSHNEVLSTLDAHPSLNPPWLAHNGTNGFANPHTHINGCNGHQAEGKLFVASVSPQARASLAAVFGVSEEEAGNMITQLLSGPSGLKSGGHQGSAFTWVIDTNAVREACLVAAADEVVTALSPETEKTPSKPGTEGAIDTTPKGPILTSACPGWICYAEKTHPYVLPHLSRLKSPQALTGTLLKSVLSQRYNIPPSQIWHLAIMPCFDKKLEASRSELTSAAWLPNHDPAEPIRDVDCVITARELLHLASARNLSFSSLPRTPLADRTPFPDSKLDAFLFPSTRPSRRNQSRDAGSSGGYLYHILQTYQAAHPGSTVTVSRGRNADVVEYTLTSGSETIIRMARFYGFRNIQNLVRRLKPAKMSRLPGGKTGAVRRPGGGVVETKDYAYVEVMACPGGCTNGGGQVKVAEVESLRVAEKLQDPALIDDVPAIKPGPKEQKEWLAKVDEAYFSGSDSDTDADAEGATQTHEANDSETDTDTDMINGIDRTHIKDTVAHWSALTGVDTQSLLYTSYRRVESDVGKKQQSDMDRVAGLAVTVGGGW from the exons ATGAGCGCGATTCTCTCCGCCGACGACCTGAATGACTTTATATCGCCTGGTGTCGCGTGCATCAAGCCCATCGAGACCTTGCCAGCCAAAGAGGCGACCGGTTCC AACGCGTACGAAGTCACCACCGAAGAGAAGGCCGCTGCCGCAGAACCACCGCCGCCCGCGCAGATATCGCTCACGGACTGCCTTGCCTGTTCGGGGTGCGTCACGAGTGCCGAGGCTGTGCTGGTCCAGCTCCAATCGCACAACGAGGTCCTGTCGACGCTGGACGCACACCCGTCGCTGAATCCACCATGGCTGGCGCACAACGGGACGAATGGATTCGCAAATCctcacacacacataaatgGCTGCAACGGGCATCAAGCTGAAGGAAAGCTGTTCGTGGCTAGTGTGTCGCCCCAGGCGCGCGCGAGTCTGGCAGCAGTCTTCGGTGTGAGCGAGGAAGAAGCCGGGAATATGATTACACAGCTCTTGAGTGGGCCATCCGGTCTGAAATCCGGGGGGCACCAAGGCAGCGCGTTCACGTGGGTCATCGACACAAACGCAGTGCGCGAGGCATGTCTGGTCGCGGCCGCAGACGAAGTCGTAACCGCGCTCTCACCAGAGACGGAGAAGACGCCCTCGAAGCCAGGCACCGAAGGCGCAATCGACACCACACCGAAAGGACCCATCCTCACATCAGCCTGTCCCGGCTGGATATGCTACGCCGAAAAGACACATCCCTACGTTCTCCCCCATCTCTCGCGCCTCAAGTCACCGCAAGCACTTACCGGCACGCTTCTCAAATCCGTGCTCAGCCAGCGCTACAACATCCCACCCTCGCAAATCTGGCACCTCGCCATCATGCCCTGCTTCGATAAGAAACTCGAAGCCAGCCGCAGCGAACTTACCTCGGCAGCCTGGCTGCCGAACCACGATCCTGCAGAGCCCATCCGCGACGTCGACTGCGTCATCACAGCGCGCGAGCTGCTACATCTCGCCTCCGCTCGCAACCTCTCCTTCTCTAGTCTCCCTCGTACACCACTTGCCGACCGAACGCCTTTCCCCGATTCCAAACTCGACGCCTTCCTGTTTCCTTCCACTCGACCAAGCCGAAGGAACCAGTCCCGAGACGCAGGCTCTTCGGGTGGCTATCTGTACCACATCCTCCAAACCTACCAGGCCGCCCACCCTGGGTCCACCGTGACCGTCTCGCGCGGGCGCAACGCAGATGTGGTAGAATACACCCTCACGTCCGGCTCTGAGACCATCATACGCATGGCGCGCTTCTACGGGTTCAGGAATATTCAGAACCTCGTTCGACGTCTCAAGCCCGCCAAGATGAGCCGGCTGCCAGGTGGAAAGACAGGCGCTGTAAGAAGACCGGGCGGTGGCGTGGTAGAGACAAAGGATTACGCCTACGTCGAGGTCATGGCGTGCCCCGGTGGGTGCACAAACGGCGGAGGACAGGTCAAAGTCGCCGAAGTCGAAAGCCTCCGAGTTGCAGAAAAGCTACAAGATCCGGCGTTGATCGACGACGTACCAGCGATCAAGCCCGGGCCCAAGGAGCAGAAAGAGTGGCTGGCCAAGGTCGACGAGGCGTACTTCTCTGGCAGCGACTCGGACACTGACGCCGACGCCGAAGGAGCCACGCAAACGCACGAGGCCAACGACAGCGAAACCGACACGGACACGGACATGATCAACGGCATCGACAGGACACACATCAAAGACACCGTAGCGCACTGGTCAGCCCTGACCGGCGTCGACACGCAGAGCCTGCTGTACACGAGCTACCGCCGAGTCGAGAGCGACGTGGGCAAGAAGCAGCAGAGCGACATGGACCGCGTGGCCGGGCTTGCTGTCACCGTTGGCGGGGGGTGGTAG
- a CDS encoding Non-specific serine/threonine protein kinase, protein MHAESRELPHGWASLEERYEVMKEIGDGSFGSVALARVRTAGAHIARRGTLVAIKTMKKTFDSFSSCLELREVIFLQSLPPHPHLVPALDIFLDPYSRRLHIAMEYMDGNLYQLMKARDHKPLDASSVQSILFQILAGLEHIHARDFFHRDIKPENILVSTSQQNDSSHPFRRYSAMMTPPSTPPAYTIKIADFGLARETHSRLPYTTYVSTRWYRAPEVLLRAGEYSAPVDIWAVGAMAVEIATLKPLFPGGNEVDQVWRVCEIMGSPGGWVNKHGQPVGGGEWRDGVRLAQKLGFSFPKMAPHSLDTILQTPQWPASLAKFVTWCLLWDPRNRPTSTQALAHEYFQNAVDPLRLKSSSSRLLGRKQSDLSGKDSPDASPSITSKTSSWLRRSLVARESAPAVPQHVTPVQQVSPRPSPQQANTSDPSGSTKQRPNAAKRATWTNGVLNNGAPIPILPSIRPVSPLSAEVTAQASVRAADKEGKSKIGRQLSLASHGNHYADAHRQEAERALNGQSGLASPASGHKEGFFSHLRKRARRLSGRYPTPMSPSSDDVEANAGCAPWAGSARSSLVVDQPVNAGPSTNPDYSELDKALQHVRCTVENNAAKQRVASNPVLKRHHSVPHGPEPRVSENGIGAPISSRTRRAAQSKSNPSNPPHKYEAPNEEEELLSEVLASAHKAAKKLDNPQNAPRHSHSQTEPSASYLTPSSSANRNSAFNHNNHAAPSKPMEISKPHPAQDESVSKWPTPPYENENDWASSVAASLMATQSLYR, encoded by the exons ATGCACGCAGAATCACGGGAACTGCCCCATGGATGGGCATCCCTTGAAGAGAGGTATGAGGTGATGAAAGAGATAGGCGACGGCAGCTTCGGTAGCGTTGCACTTGCACGCGTCCGAACCGCCGGTGCTCACATTGCCCGCCGTGGCACTCTG GTCGCGATCAAGACAATGAAGAAGACCTTTGACTCATTCTCGAGCTGTCTGGAACTGCGAGAAGTCATCTTCCTTCAATCACTGCCACCTCACCCTCATCTAGTCCCTGCACTCGACATCTTCCTGGACCCTTACAGCAGAAGGCTCCACATCGCCATGGAGTACATGGACGGAAACCTGTATCAGTTGATGAAGGCCAGGGACCACAAGCCACTCGACGCCTCCAGTGTGCAAAGCATTCTTTTCCAGATCCTTGCAGGCCTTGAGCACATCCACGCCCGCGACTTCTTCCATCGCGACATCAAGCCAGAAAACATTCTCGTCTCCACATCACAGCAGAATGACTCTTCGCATCCGTTCCGACGATACTCCGCTATGATGACACCCCCATCGACTCCTCCAGCCTACACTATCAAGATTGCCGACTTTGGATTGGCAAGAGAAACACACTCGAGACTTCCTTACACCACATACGTCTCGACGCGATGGTACCGTGCGCCCGAGGTCCTGCTTCGCGCCGGCGAATACTCGGCTCCAGTCGACATCTGGGCGGTTGGAGCTATGGCCGTCGAGATCGCGACACTGAAGCCGCTGTTCCCTGGAGGTAACGAGGTCGATCAGGTATGGAGAGTATGCGAAATCATGGGCAGCCCAGGCGGTTGGGTCAACAAGCACGGTCAGCCAGTCGGGGGTGGTGAGTGGAGAGACGGCGTCAGACTCGCGCAGAAGCTGGGCTTCTCTTTCCCGAAGATGGCCCCGCACTCCCTTGACACAATCCTCCAGACACCGCAGTGGCCTGCCAGCTTGGCCAAATTCGTCACCTGGTGTCTGTTGTGGGACCCGCGAAACAGGCCTACATCTACCCAGGCACTGGCTCACGAGTACTTTCAGAACGCCGTCGACCCCCTGCGTCTCAAGTCATCGTCATCTCGCCTGCTCGGTCGCAAGCAGTCCGATTTGTCTGGCAAAGACTCCCCCGACGCCTCTCCTAGCATCACTTCCAAGACTTCCTCGTGGCTACGCCGGTCGTTGGTCGCTCGCGAAAGCGCTCCAGCCGTCCCACAGCACGTCACCCCTGTTCAGCAGGTGTCGCCACGCCCGTCACCACAGCAGGCCAACACGAGTGATCCAAGTGGATCGACTAAGCAGCGTCCGAATGCAGCTAAGCGGGCTACGTGGACAAATGGAGTGCTCAACAACGGCGCCCCTATTCCTATCCTGCCCTCCATCAGGCCAGTCTCTCCGCTCTCTGCAGAGGTCACCGCACAAGCAAGCGTCCGTGCTGCAGACAAGGAAGGAAAGTCCAAGATTGGACGACAGCTGTCTCTTGCATCACATGGCAACCACTACGCAGATGCCCACCGCCAGGAAGCAGAGAGAGCGTTGAATGGCCAGTCAGGCCTTGCCTCCCCAGCAAGTGGCCATAAAGAGGGCTTCTTCTCGCATCTCCGCAAGCGTGCTCGACGCTTGTCGGGACGTTACCCAACTCCCATGTCGCCCAGTTCCGACGACGTTGAGGCTAACGCGGGCTGTGCTCCATGGGCGGGCTCCGCTAGGTCGTCACTGGTCGTGGATCAGCCAGTCAACGCAGGACCATCAACAAACCCGGACTACTCCGAGCTAGACAAGGCCCTTCAGCATGTGAGGTGCACTGTTGAGAACAACGCAGCAAAGCAGCGTGTTGCATCGAACCCTGTGCTTAAGAGGCACCACTCGGTGCCTCACGGCCCTGAACCGCGTGTTTCAGAAAATGGTATCGGTGCACCAATCTCCAGCAGGACTAGACGAGCGGCTCAGAGCAAGTCGAATCCCTCGAACCCCCCTCACAAATACGAGGCTCCCAACGAGGAGGAAGAGCTACTCAGTGAAGTTCTTGCTTCTGCTCACAAGGCTGCAAAGAAGCTGGACAACCCACAGAACGCACCGCGACACTCGCACTCCCAGACCGAACCTAGTGCATCTTACCTTACGCCATCCTCATCGGCAAATCGCAACAGCGCATTCAACCATAACAACCATGCTGCGCCTAGTAAGCCTATGGAAATCTCAAAGCCTCATCCTGCACAAGATGAAAGCGTATCGAAATGGCCCACACCACCGTACGAGAACGAGAACGACTGGGCATCGAGCGTAGCAGCAAGCCTGATGGCAACGCAATCGCTATACCGGTAG